A genomic region of Caldicellulosiruptor acetigenus contains the following coding sequences:
- a CDS encoding M48 family metallopeptidase gives MKEVNLKVSSEKFLFGVLAFFSIISYIVLIVSMVGLVYLILIALTILITNGIFIGNIKGNAVKLSPQQLGDIYNEYEQVARQMGFDEVPDIYLIQGGGLLNAFATRFIGRNFVIIYADVLELAYQQGMDEVKFILAHELGHLRANHLKYRWLIQLGFMIPLLGQAYLRACEYTADRYGAYYSPKGAVRGLILLAAGKKLYNNIDIEQILKQAREDKGFWVNFSELFSSHPHLVKRIEAVTEFVRYISPAQENSEVFSVESV, from the coding sequence ATGAAGGAAGTTAATTTAAAGGTGTCAAGTGAGAAATTCCTCTTTGGTGTTTTAGCGTTTTTCAGTATTATTTCCTACATAGTTCTCATAGTCAGCATGGTAGGTTTAGTTTACTTGATTCTAATAGCCCTTACCATTTTAATAACAAATGGAATTTTTATTGGCAACATCAAGGGAAATGCGGTAAAACTTTCACCTCAGCAGCTTGGCGATATTTATAATGAATACGAACAAGTGGCAAGACAGATGGGATTTGATGAGGTACCAGATATTTACTTGATTCAAGGTGGGGGACTATTGAATGCATTTGCTACGAGATTTATTGGAAGAAATTTTGTTATTATTTATGCTGACGTTTTAGAATTAGCTTACCAGCAAGGGATGGATGAGGTGAAGTTTATTCTTGCTCATGAACTTGGTCATCTTAGAGCAAATCATTTAAAATACAGATGGCTTATTCAGTTAGGTTTTATGATTCCTTTGCTTGGCCAAGCGTATTTGAGGGCATGTGAATACACAGCTGACAGATACGGAGCTTATTACTCACCTAAGGGAGCTGTTAGAGGCTTGATTTTGCTTGCTGCCGGAAAAAAGTTATACAATAACATAGATATTGAACAGATTTTAAAACAGGCGAGAGAGGACAAAGGTTTTTGGGTAAATTTTTCAGAACTTTTTTCTTCTCATCCTCATTTAGTGAAGAGAATAGAAGCTGTGACAGAGTTTGTGCGATATATTAGCCCAGCTCAAGAGAATTCAGAGGTTTTTAGTGTTGAGTCTGTTTAA
- a CDS encoding sensor histidine kinase: MFSFIVSAYTLWGLYEDGKLSKIAILFLLLFLSLEFLKTEYLKSIYHTAAAVFAELTIICLAIFLCGWEFSFLIPAAVCTFLHHRNKLSIYSIASILFIGLFLIPSNLAREYVFVCVFVFSLRLVTQMLKDSKHEYLEKIDNLRLLNLQLSKLKTQLLESQQTIERLSAQNQKMKIATSLHDTVGHNLAALNIQLNAIKSLLEKKGVLEDTQIRQIISSCLQQTQTSYESLRKFVYSMKNSFETKEKYLSQLIENFNFCNITLNCSGDIENIPSHVFENLMAILKEALLNVAKHSNATLVTVKLEVKPTYVRLAVHDNGKNKGEIKEGVGLMSIKLRAKSMGATVNIDNHAGFSIVVFVPMKSRREELP, encoded by the coding sequence ATGTTTTCATTCATTGTAAGCGCCTATACTCTTTGGGGTTTATATGAGGACGGCAAGCTTTCCAAAATAGCCATTTTGTTTTTGCTTCTATTTTTGTCATTAGAATTCTTAAAAACTGAATATCTAAAATCTATATACCATACAGCAGCGGCAGTCTTTGCAGAGCTGACTATAATATGTCTTGCTATTTTTCTCTGCGGATGGGAATTCTCTTTTTTAATTCCAGCCGCTGTGTGTACATTTTTGCACCATAGAAACAAGTTATCAATTTACTCAATTGCCTCTATACTCTTTATTGGCCTCTTTCTTATCCCTTCAAATCTGGCAAGAGAATATGTTTTTGTCTGTGTTTTTGTTTTTTCTCTAAGATTAGTCACACAGATGCTGAAGGATAGCAAGCATGAATACTTAGAAAAAATTGACAATCTTAGACTTTTAAACCTGCAGCTGAGCAAGCTAAAAACACAGCTTTTAGAGTCCCAGCAGACAATAGAACGTCTTTCTGCACAAAATCAGAAGATGAAAATAGCAACTTCTTTGCACGATACAGTCGGGCACAACTTGGCAGCGCTGAATATCCAGCTCAATGCCATCAAGAGTTTGCTGGAGAAAAAAGGAGTACTTGAAGATACTCAAATAAGGCAAATTATATCTTCATGCTTGCAGCAGACCCAAACATCTTACGAAAGTTTGAGAAAGTTTGTCTATTCAATGAAAAACTCTTTTGAAACCAAAGAAAAGTACTTATCTCAATTGATAGAAAATTTTAACTTCTGCAACATAACATTAAACTGCAGCGGAGATATTGAAAACATACCATCACACGTATTTGAAAACCTGATGGCAATTCTTAAAGAAGCTCTTTTAAACGTTGCAAAACATTCAAATGCTACTCTTGTGACTGTAAAGCTTGAAGTGAAACCAACATATGTACGTCTTGCTGTGCATGACAATGGCAAGAACAAAGGAGAAATAAAAGAGGGCGTTGGGCTTATGAGCATAAAACTTCGAGCAAAGTCCATGGGCGCAACAGTCAACATTGACAACCATGCTGGATTTTCAATAGTGGTATTTGTGCCAATGAAAAGCAGGAGGGAAGAATTACCGTGA
- a CDS encoding response regulator transcription factor gives MKKPKVLIVDDNPAVLDGLKIILELEKFEVVGLFTNAKEAVEFLEKGNADVVLMDIRMPVMDGIEGTFNIKTKFPNVKVIILTTFCEEDYIKKSLSFGADGYILKSSDAQHIIDTIYAVLDGKVVFDREIALFISNTLKKEASSFSGNVNVLKNELTERELDIVKLIAQGYSNKEIANFLFISEGTVRNYISSILQKLQLQNRTQIAIYYYKNFF, from the coding sequence GTGAAAAAACCTAAGGTCTTAATTGTGGATGATAACCCCGCTGTTTTGGATGGTCTTAAAATCATCCTTGAGCTTGAAAAGTTTGAGGTGGTTGGTCTTTTCACAAATGCAAAAGAGGCTGTAGAATTTCTTGAAAAGGGAAATGCAGATGTTGTTCTCATGGATATCAGAATGCCTGTTATGGATGGCATTGAGGGAACTTTCAATATAAAAACCAAATTTCCAAATGTCAAAGTGATAATACTAACAACATTCTGTGAAGAAGATTACATAAAAAAGAGCCTGAGCTTTGGCGCAGACGGGTACATCCTCAAAAGCTCAGACGCTCAACACATCATAGATACAATATACGCTGTTTTGGACGGCAAAGTTGTCTTCGACAGAGAAATTGCACTTTTCATTTCAAATACCCTGAAAAAGGAGGCTTCAAGCTTTTCTGGCAATGTAAATGTTTTGAAAAATGAACTGACAGAAAGAGAACTTGACATTGTGAAGCTCATCGCGCAAGGGTATTCCAACAAAGAAATCGCAAACTTTCTTTTCATCTCAGAAGGAACAGTCAGAAATTATATATCTTCAATTCTTCAAAAGCTTCAGCTTCAAAATAGAACACAGATTGCAATTTATTATTATAAAAATTTTTTCTGA
- a CDS encoding AraC family transcriptional regulator gives MPEKEPLYIEEIFDYVSQRPQKFALNFWEDPRYFKLHRHNFVEFMYVVKGEGTEHINSISYSLKPGTFSIVMPYQIHKIEYSEQNPLSIYVVAISFEELLAPSSIFYRIGELLLSYDENILPYYYFEGKEKEVMDRLFKEAWTYFNQDDVWAEIILKAKIVEIVAYFDRCRNLACAKNSQKHASDFVQNRAYKESIHVPTDYWQLVYYVHKNYNQNIDLKVLSKEFHLSPSYISQLFKKLVGSNFHNFLNEVRLQHACSLLLSTDKPVTDIALEVGFDSYSTFARVFHKHKGMSAQEFRKRGGAG, from the coding sequence ATGCCTGAAAAAGAGCCTCTTTACATAGAAGAGATTTTTGACTATGTTAGCCAGCGGCCACAGAAGTTTGCCCTGAATTTCTGGGAAGACCCAAGATATTTTAAACTTCACAGGCACAACTTTGTTGAGTTTATGTATGTTGTAAAAGGCGAGGGGACAGAACACATAAATTCAATCAGCTACAGCTTAAAACCCGGCACATTTTCAATTGTCATGCCGTACCAGATTCACAAGATAGAGTATTCAGAGCAAAACCCTCTTTCAATCTATGTTGTTGCCATTTCGTTTGAGGAGCTTTTAGCACCATCAAGCATTTTTTACAGAATAGGTGAGCTTCTTTTGAGCTATGACGAAAATATTCTTCCTTATTACTACTTTGAAGGCAAGGAAAAAGAGGTGATGGACAGGCTCTTTAAAGAAGCGTGGACGTATTTTAACCAGGATGATGTGTGGGCAGAGATAATACTCAAAGCCAAGATTGTTGAGATAGTTGCGTATTTTGACAGGTGCAGAAATTTGGCATGTGCTAAAAACTCTCAAAAACATGCCTCTGACTTTGTCCAAAACAGAGCTTATAAAGAGAGCATTCATGTTCCGACAGACTACTGGCAGCTTGTGTACTATGTACATAAGAATTATAATCAGAACATAGACCTCAAGGTTTTGTCAAAAGAGTTTCACTTAAGTCCCTCTTACATAAGCCAGCTTTTTAAAAAGCTTGTTGGCAGCAACTTTCACAACTTTTTGAATGAAGTTAGGCTTCAGCACGCATGCAGCCTGCTTCTTTCAACCGACAAACCTGTAACAGACATTGCGCTTGAGGTTGGCTTTGATTCATATTCCACCTTTGCCAGGGTTTTTCACAAGCACAAAGGCATGAGCGCCCAGGAATTCAGGAAAAGAGGGGGAGCTGGGTAG
- the queF gene encoding preQ(1) synthase, which produces MADKYQQRRFDIYGYEKIDTEVLEAIPYEYPEKSTVVEYVTEEFSSVCPWTGLPDTAKLTIRYIPHQKLVELKSLKYYLTSYRNVGILQEHAVNRILDDLVKLLEPKFMEVIGEFHERGGISTKVVARYEK; this is translated from the coding sequence ATGGCTGACAAATACCAGCAAAGAAGATTTGACATCTATGGGTATGAAAAGATTGACACAGAAGTTTTAGAAGCAATCCCATACGAATATCCTGAAAAAAGCACTGTTGTTGAATATGTAACAGAAGAGTTTTCATCAGTCTGTCCGTGGACAGGTCTTCCTGATACGGCAAAACTCACAATTCGATATATCCCTCACCAAAAACTTGTTGAGCTAAAATCTCTGAAGTATTATCTAACTTCATACAGAAACGTTGGGATACTACAGGAGCATGCAGTAAACAGAATCCTGGATGATCTTGTAAAACTGCTTGAGCCAAAGTTCATGGAAGTGATTGGAGAGTTCCATGAGCGCGGGGGAATATCAACAAAAGTAGTGGCAAGGTACGAAAAATAA
- a CDS encoding ABC transporter permease translates to MPNNVKLFLKSRSDDIGIIVALIGLCIIMTILSPTFLTVNNLLNILQQISVISIIAVGMTFVIIQGGIDLSVGSIVAFTGLIMAGLMKNEGWNVGISVLTGILVGVVLGLINGVLVAEVKLPPFIATLGMMSLARGAAFTISGGQPIYTLPESFDAISGKIGIIPIPALIMIGIYLLASYVLKYTKLGRYTYAIGGNEVATILSGINVKLYKIAVYVISGLCCAISSILLTARLDSAVPVAADGYELDAIAAVVIGGTSMMGGEGKISGTFIGALIIGIVNNGLNLLAVPQGPQRMIKGAIIVAAVAFDILRKRRQREK, encoded by the coding sequence TTGCCTAATAATGTGAAGCTTTTTTTGAAAAGTAGAAGTGATGATATCGGAATTATTGTAGCACTGATAGGGCTTTGTATCATTATGACAATCCTATCACCTACTTTTTTGACAGTAAACAACCTGCTAAATATTCTTCAGCAAATTTCAGTAATTTCAATTATTGCAGTTGGAATGACATTTGTAATTATTCAAGGTGGAATTGACCTGTCAGTCGGCTCTATTGTAGCATTCACAGGTCTTATCATGGCGGGCTTAATGAAAAATGAAGGCTGGAATGTTGGGATCTCTGTTCTCACTGGAATTTTGGTAGGAGTAGTTCTTGGTCTTATAAATGGCGTGTTGGTTGCTGAGGTTAAACTTCCTCCTTTTATCGCTACACTTGGTATGATGTCTCTTGCAAGGGGTGCAGCATTTACTATTTCTGGAGGCCAGCCCATTTACACTTTGCCTGAGAGTTTTGACGCTATAAGTGGAAAAATAGGAATAATTCCTATTCCAGCCTTAATTATGATTGGTATATACCTATTGGCAAGTTATGTGTTAAAATATACGAAACTTGGTAGATATACATATGCAATTGGTGGAAATGAAGTTGCAACAATTTTATCTGGTATAAATGTAAAATTATATAAGATAGCTGTATATGTAATTTCAGGTCTTTGTTGTGCAATTTCATCTATATTACTTACGGCAAGGCTTGACTCCGCAGTACCAGTTGCAGCAGATGGATACGAACTTGACGCTATTGCAGCTGTGGTAATTGGTGGTACAAGCATGATGGGTGGTGAAGGCAAGATAAGTGGAACATTTATTGGTGCTCTTATTATAGGAATTGTTAATAATGGTCTCAATCTTTTAGCTGTTCCGCAGGGTCCTCAGAGAATGATAAAAGGTGCAATTATTGTAGCTGCTGTTGCCTTTGATATCCTGAGAAAAAGAAGACAGAGGGAAAAGTGA
- a CDS encoding sugar ABC transporter ATP-binding protein, protein MAETILEMRNIRKEFPGVLALDNAYLEVKKGEVHILAGENGAGKSTLMKILAGAYKKDSGEIVLKGKRVEILSPKHAQDLGISMIYQELNLVPYLTVAENIFLGREPISQKAPFHIDWQQMYKKTKEILEGLHIDINPRIIVKDLGIAKQQMVEIAKALSLNSDIIIMDEPTAALTKQEIENLFEIIKRIKNEGVSIIYISHRLEEYAEIGDRVTVMRDGKTIATLNVKDTSIEELIRLMVGRELKEKYPKISIPIGKEIFKIKNLERKGVLKNISFSVREGEIVGIAGLVGAGRTELARAIFGADKIDKGEIYVGGKKVNISKPKDAINCGIALVPEDRKGQGLVLSMSVAHNITLATLDKFAGLQKVNLSKELATVKEFIQKLKVKTPHHNQKVMYLSGGNQQKVVLAKWLLANSKVFILDEPTRGIDVGGKLEVYLLINELAKNGAGVILISSELPEILGMCDRILVMCRGEIAAELSREEATQEKILYYAAGGGKNIA, encoded by the coding sequence GTGGCTGAGACAATCCTTGAGATGAGAAATATTCGGAAAGAATTTCCGGGCGTTTTAGCCCTTGACAATGCTTACCTTGAAGTGAAAAAGGGCGAGGTTCATATTTTGGCAGGTGAAAATGGTGCAGGAAAATCAACCCTGATGAAGATATTAGCAGGAGCTTACAAAAAAGACAGCGGTGAGATAGTCTTGAAAGGGAAAAGGGTTGAGATTCTTTCTCCTAAACATGCACAGGATTTGGGAATAAGTATGATTTATCAAGAGCTCAATTTGGTTCCATATCTAACTGTTGCAGAGAACATATTTTTAGGAAGAGAACCAATTTCTCAAAAAGCTCCTTTTCATATAGACTGGCAACAGATGTATAAAAAGACCAAGGAGATTTTAGAAGGTTTACATATTGATATAAACCCCAGAATAATTGTAAAGGACCTTGGTATAGCAAAACAGCAGATGGTAGAGATAGCAAAGGCGCTTTCTTTGAACTCGGATATCATTATAATGGACGAACCGACGGCAGCTTTGACAAAACAAGAAATAGAAAATCTATTTGAGATTATAAAGAGAATAAAAAATGAAGGTGTTTCGATAATTTACATTTCTCACCGACTTGAAGAGTATGCTGAGATTGGAGACAGAGTAACAGTTATGCGAGATGGCAAAACAATAGCTACATTAAATGTAAAAGATACAAGCATTGAAGAACTCATCAGATTGATGGTGGGACGCGAACTGAAGGAGAAATATCCCAAGATTTCTATTCCTATTGGCAAGGAGATATTTAAGATAAAAAACCTTGAAAGAAAAGGGGTGCTGAAAAATATCTCATTTTCAGTAAGAGAAGGTGAGATAGTAGGTATTGCCGGGTTGGTTGGTGCTGGCAGAACTGAGCTTGCAAGAGCCATTTTTGGTGCTGATAAGATTGACAAGGGTGAGATTTATGTAGGGGGGAAGAAAGTAAATATTTCTAAGCCAAAGGATGCTATAAATTGCGGAATTGCACTTGTTCCAGAAGATAGAAAAGGACAGGGTTTGGTGCTTTCCATGAGTGTAGCTCACAACATTACGCTGGCTACCTTAGATAAGTTTGCAGGTTTACAGAAGGTTAACCTTAGCAAAGAGTTAGCAACAGTCAAGGAATTTATACAAAAACTAAAGGTAAAAACCCCCCATCATAACCAGAAGGTTATGTACTTGAGCGGTGGGAATCAGCAAAAAGTGGTGCTGGCAAAGTGGCTTTTGGCAAATTCAAAGGTTTTCATTTTAGATGAACCCACGCGCGGTATTGACGTTGGAGGGAAATTAGAAGTGTATTTACTCATTAACGAGCTTGCAAAAAATGGTGCAGGAGTAATTTTGATTTCTTCAGAGCTTCCAGAAATACTTGGTATGTGTGATAGAATCTTAGTTATGTGCAGGGGCGAAATTGCTGCTGAGCTTTCGCGCGAAGAAGCAACTCAAGAGAAAATTTTATACTATGCAGCAGGAGGTGGCAAAAACATTGCCTAA